The genomic DNA CTTCGCCGGCGGTCACGCGGGCGCCGCCCGATTCCAGACTGAGGCGCTTGACCATGGCCCCGCGGCGGAACAGGCTGCGTTCCCCGAAGCCGGAGCCCTCGGCGTAGAGGGTGTAGACGGGGACCCCGAAGTACTGGATGTGGTTGAGGGTGACCTTCGAGAGGTTCTCGTCCCCGTCGGAGACGAGCAGGATGGCCTTGCGGGGGGTCTGGGCCCGGGCGAGCTCGTACAGGGCCCGGTCCAGGGCGATGGCGGTCTTGTTGGGGGGGAACCCCCGGTTGAAGGGCGAGTAGCTCCGCGTCTCGCCGGGTGTGCCCACCCATTTGGTCTTGGCGTCCCGGAACATGACGGGGTCGAGGTTGTAGATGGCCCCCATGAGCGCGGACCGGTCGGACGTCGCCGGGACGATCACCTCCCACTCCAGGCCGTAGGTGGCCATGAAGAGGGAGTCCTTCCGGTCGGTCCGGTGGAAGAACCCTTCGAGGAAGCTCCGGATCCACGGGACCTGGCGGCCCACGGCGACGGAGCTGCGGTCGATGAGGACCCCGACGGTGGCGGGGGCGTCCTGGTCGTCGAGGAAGAGGAAATCCCGCACCTCCTTCCCATCGACGAACAGCTTGAAATCAGCCTGCCGCAGCCCCCGGACCACCTCTCCGTCGGCGCCGGTCACGGTGACGGGGACCACGACGCGTTCGGCCTCCGCCCGGATGGGCGGGGAGGGCGACGGCGGGCTCGCCGGCGTGGCGTCCGGGAGCGGTCGTCCGGCGAAGACGGGGAGGCACAGCAGCGAGACGAGCCCGAGCAGCCGGAGCGGTCCGTTGGACGCAAGCCGAGGTGAGTGTTTCATTTATCGGTTTCGAAACGGTACCCGCACGTGTTTTCGGTGATCTGGTCACGGCGGGTGCGGGGGTATTTCCGGCAGTTGGGCGGGCGGAGGCGGTAGATCCCGCAGTGGGACTTGCCGTCGGCGCCGGTTTTCAGGAACGGGCAGGTGACGGGGAGTTTGCAGCAGGCCCCGCACTGGACGCACTTTCCCGTCCGCTGGGGCGAGACGGGCAGCCAGCAGGTTGCGAGGCGGTGAAATTTCGCCCCCCACGTGTTTCGGTTTTTCTTCGGGGTCGTTCGGGTCGTTTTCGTCATCGATCGCTCCCTCTCCGCGGAACAAGGGCGCATTAAACCACGATCCCCGGTGCGATTCAACGGGAAAATCCGTCGCGCCGACGGGGCCCGCCTCTTTGGGCGTTTTAGAATTTGCTTGACATCGAATGGTTAAAAGGGAAAGAATTTATTCGATCATGTTCCGGCGCGAGGTGAGACGATGAGACTCCTGACCCGGTCCGATTTCGACGGCTTGGTATGTGGGGTGCTGCTGGCGGAAGCCGGGGTGATCGACAGCTACCACTTCGTCCACCCCAAGGACGTCCAGGACGGCCTGGTCCAGGTCACCGCCAACGACGTCCTGACCAACGTTCCCTTCATCCCGGGCTGCGGGCTCTGGTTCGACCACCACTCCAGCGAGATGGAACGTCTCAAGCTCATGAAAGAGCACCACTTCAGGGGCACGAGCGCCCCGTCGCCCAGTTGCGCGCGCCTGGTCTACAACTACTTCGGGGGCCGGGAGCGTTTCCGCAAATTCGACGAGTCCGGCCTCATGGACGCCGTGGACCGGAGCGACAGCGGCCAGGTCACCATGGAAGAGGTCATGAACCCCCGGGGGTGGATGCTGGTCTCCTTCATCATGGACGCCCGGACGGGCCTCGATCGCTACAGCGATTACCGGATCACCATCCAGGAACTCATGAAGGACATGATCCGCTACTGCCGGACCCTGCCCGTCGACCAGGTCCTGAAGGTCCCCGACGTGCAGGAACGCGTCACCCGTTACTTCGAGCAGGAGAAGGCCTACGAGGAGATGATCCGCTCCTGTGCCGCGGCTCTCGGGAACGTCCTGCTGATCGACCTCCACGACGTGAAGGAGATCGTCTCGGGGAACCGTTTCAAGGAGTACGTCCTCTTCCCCGGCCAGAACGTCTCCCTGCGCGTCCTGTGGGGCCGGGGGCGCCTCCGGATGGTCTTCTCCTGCGGCCACAGCATTTTCAACCGCACCTGCCGGACGGACGTCGGTTCGCTCCTTCTCAAGTACGGGGGCGGAGGCCACAAGATGGTGGGGACCTGCCAGGTGCCCGCCGAACGGTGGGAGACGGTGCGGGACGAGCTGATCGGCGCCCTGCGCGAGTGAGCCCCCGGGTGATCGCGTGGCCCGCGCCGCCCTTCTGCTGACCCTGGTGGTGCCGCTCGCGCTGGGCGGGTGCGGGACCCCTGCCCAGACCGTCGTCTCAAAGCCCCCAACCCCTCCAGCCGCCGGGGATTCCCTCACGGAAGACCCTTCCCCCGAGGCTTTCCCCGGCCGGACCGTCACCCTGGCCGAGTTCGTCGCCCGGCTCCGGGAGGAAGTCGCCACACTGGCCCGTCGCCCCGAAATGGCCCGGGAGTTCCGGGGGTTCGCGCTCCGCCACGGGCTCGATGCCGGCGACCCGCTTCTGCTGCGGGATTACGTCGCGGTCCGCACCGTCTTCGAGGCGGTGCGGGATGCCGGCTGGTGGGGGGTCCGGTGGGAGATCACCGACCGGCCGCCCGACTCCCGGGCGATCTGGGCCCAGTGGAGGCGGTTCGCCCCGCCCGGGGGAGAGCCCGTCGTCACGGCCACGGCGGAGTGCGACGAGATCTCGGCGCTCTTCGCTTTCCTGGCCGGGAAGCTCGGGGTGAGGGGCGTCGGGTTGTTCTGGCCGCTGACGAACCACGCCATCGCCGCCTGGGTGATCCGGCAGCCGGGCCGGAACGAGGCCCGGGTCGCGGTGCCCACCAGCTTCCTCTTCCTGAGTTACGCCGACCGCTTCGACGGCATTCGCAAGCCCGATTTCGACCCGTTCCGCCAGAAGACCGTCCACGAGTACCGCGAGGCCGACGCGCCGGACGCGCTCGAGATCCCCGCGGCCCTCGGCGATTTCTTCATCCGACAGGTCCGGCGTTACGGCGCGTGTTCGACGGAAACCCTTCACTTCATCGCGTTCAATCGGCGTCAGTTGCGTGAAAACCCCCGTTTGCGGCA from Acidobacteriota bacterium includes the following:
- a CDS encoding exopolyphosphatase; the protein is MRLLTRSDFDGLVCGVLLAEAGVIDSYHFVHPKDVQDGLVQVTANDVLTNVPFIPGCGLWFDHHSSEMERLKLMKEHHFRGTSAPSPSCARLVYNYFGGRERFRKFDESGLMDAVDRSDSGQVTMEEVMNPRGWMLVSFIMDARTGLDRYSDYRITIQELMKDMIRYCRTLPVDQVLKVPDVQERVTRYFEQEKAYEEMIRSCAAALGNVLLIDLHDVKEIVSGNRFKEYVLFPGQNVSLRVLWGRGRLRMVFSCGHSIFNRTCRTDVGSLLLKYGGGGHKMVGTCQVPAERWETVRDELIGALRE